ATGTTGACGGTAGAAAAGTATTAACATCTTGCGAAATACTGTTGTCAATACTCGTTAGTAGACAAGATCGGTCTCCAACACCGTTTGACGTAAATAGCTTCTAAAAAAATGATGTAGCATCCTCATGTGTCTCAATCTCATCTGTAGCCTCTCCTAATTCATCGAGTTTCAGCCTAGATATTGTGTTTACTCATTTACGATTTGAGGCATATTTGTGAAAAAAGGCTGAATTCTTATCTCCTAATTTAAGCCAGTTTACCCTTGCCTTTTGTTCCTAGTACATTTCCTCTTTATCAATTTCCATATTGAGATGAATTTTAGTATCAATAATATTTTCCAACGTATCATCATCCCTTTCTTTCTCAATCAGTATCTCTAAGTCCTTAGTAAGCTTCCTCTTAAGCCTCTCtcgccttttttaatttttcctgcCCAGCTCTTTAAATGCATTTGTAATCTCTCAAGTTATTTAGCGTGCCTGCTGTTGATTCCCATGATGTCTTAATTTCTTCCTCTATAGACTCCTCCATGGTCCACCACACCTCAAATTTAAACCTTGAATTTCCCCTATACAAGTTACCGCTGTCTGTATTCAAAAGAATTGGGCAATGATTAGACAATGAGTGGGTTAAATGTTGAACGTATCCTGTTGGAAATAGCTGCCTTCATTTTTCATTCGCCACACCCCTATCAAGcctttcttttatatttgttttcgGCAAGTTTCCCCTTTCCCATGTAAACTAAACCCCTAAATACCCTATATCCTCTAATTGGCATTCATCTAAAGTCTTACGAAAGGCCTTCATTCGTCTCTCCTCCTTTGGTATGCCCCCacttttttcaaaagaaaacatgatttcattaaaatatccACTTACTAACCATGGAAAAGATTGTTGTTGACCCAAGTTTCTTAGCAGACTCCAAGAATCATTCTTCTTATGAACATAAGGTGAGCCATAAAATCCCGTGAATCTCCATTCTTCTTTGACGCCTTCCTCCTTTAATGTGACATCAATGTGGCTTTTTGAAAAACTTCTTACATTGACCGAGATATCCGCTTTAACATGCCAAACATAATAAACCACGAGAACCCTCTGCCTCAACATCGATCCCGTTCAGTAATCCACAACTCCTTTTAACCTTCtccatatgttttttttatcaatttttgtctccataaagaaGACCAAATGGGGATTTTGCTGCTTTAAAAAATACCACAGCCTTTTACCGCCTGTGGACTCCTCAATCCACGGACATTCCAGCTTAAGATTTTCATTACGTCTCGTTGGCTTGCCTCTCGGCAACTTTCGGtcctataaaatttgaattgacaCTTTGCTCCATATTTTCTATCTCCATACCTGTTTGAACGTCACTTTGATCCGCTACTTCTTCGTGTTTCATTCTTTTTGCTCCATCATCATATTCAAATTCTGTGCATAAGACTCTGATTTCCTCTTCTGAGGGTTTCCTCTTCCTCGTAGTACATTCTTCCCTTTTTTGATTCTACGCAGCCACTTGATATATTCTTTTCCAGCTGGTCttttttgctaaatttaaatttgttgcaTTCACCTTTTCGTCTTTATTAATTGTATCTCCTTCCCCCTGTTCCGTTGGCGCTTCCTTCTATACTACCAATTTTAAGTTCTCTTAAGACCTCCAAAACATATTATTCCCATCTACTGCTATTTTGGCATAATTCAATGGTGACTCTGAACTACCAGTATAAGAGTATTGGGACGCCTTCTTTTTGAAGAGtgcattaaatttcatattttccttccaaattaaatttgattctgTTTTTAGTGCTGTAGAGTATGGAGGATCATCtctaattttattcttttctgtAGGAAGACAACCCTTGAAATCATGCCCCATTCTTCCACATCCAAAACAAAACATTGGTAATTTCTCATATTTGAACGAGATccatgatttatttatattatctattgaaacaaaaatacctCGTCGAAGGGGTTGCTGCACATTAAGATTTATCCTGAGACGACATGAATCACCAATAATTTCAGATCTAATTACCCCTCCAAATGTGACTCCAATAACATGCAAAAgatcttttttttatcaaaatctgGTAAACACGAACCTATCTTAATCCAAAACGGTGAAGAATTGAGCCCAATCTGGTTCCCTTCCATCGGTTTAGTTAATCTGTCAAATAATATAAGATTTTTACGAAAAAGCCATGGCCTCCCTTCCATCACTGTCTCCAAATCTTCTTCTAAAGCAAACACGATCAAGATTAAATTCTGCCCAGCCATCcgaatttcaaatttcttcctTGTCTTCCATATGCTTTTCATCTGTGCCTTAAAACTTTCCGGGTTGTATAATTTTCCTGTCTAGATTGTACAGATCAGGGTTGGACTTGCACTTGGTACTACCATCGAACTTTTAACTGATAACTGAATGAGTTCTTCTGTCAGAAGAGAGATCTCAACCGTCCCCTCTCTATTGCCGCCATCATTTTCCTCCATCCCAAGTCGTAGTAGTTAACTGCTTTCTCTAAGCAAAGCACTCTTGGACTAACCTGTACTCATtcttatatattcatatttaatggATATTAAATATTGTACACCTAAATatgagtaaaatttaaaaaaatatatattttaaaaaaatgtaaaataaaaagttaacaataaattttaaaaaaaaaataaaatagtttatttcatgtcactaaaactatttttaaagtaaattataataatagccTTAATTGCTTATGAGACTTATAATTAAAGTTTgcctttttattcattaaaaatttaagtctttaatattttattaattgaatcaatatcaaattaatttgtagcattagattaattaatttttttactaataagATATATAAAGTCCTAAATAATTGGATGTGTTTGATTTTTCATGAAAcgcatttatttaaaaaaaatagtggacAATCATTTAtaagaatgaaattatttttattaaattatataaataaaatgaagaaactaattttaaataccATTCTTCCTCAGTGACAACTTTTTCACCCTTTTGGACAAGGTTTAGATGTTCACTATCAGTGACGACCAAACACATTGATTTAGTCACggtgattaaatcaatttcgaTTTTAAAGAGATCACTTCATACTAAACATCGTTCTTTGATACACACcgattaaaatgttaaaagttctaccaaaattaatttctaaaatagaaGGCATTAttcattaaacattttattattatttaaatttagatagGAAAAGGGAAATTACAGTAACCTAGGAACAACCATAAAGGCCAAAGTAAACCTACACACACgcatacatattatatatatatgcctacATAAAGCAAGAAGGCttgcattttatttcataacTCACTAAACTAaattggtggtggtggtggtggtggtggtgttaATTCTTGTTGTTGTGCTTGTTGAGCTCTTCCAGAAGAAAACTGATGATCTCAGGAGTCAAAGGTTTTTCAAAGCAATAATCCAAGCCTGCCTCCATGAAAGCTTGCTGCTCACCCGGTCCGTCTTTTGAAGTTACACCAACGATCATGCTAGTCACCCCCATAGCTCTCAGCTCCTTAGTAGcctgtaaaaatattttataatattatttttgtatgattATTAATTACTCTGTTAAAAGGGGTGGAAGTATTTTCGATGAAATTTATCATTGGAAAGTGCATTTTCTGACACTTTTGTTAACTGAAAGTCCATTATTTTACCAACAGATCGTATCATGCTTTTTGTAACCCTTTTAATTGCGCAATGGAACAAATTAGAAGGGCTGATTGCTTTCCTAGGTAAAtagattcaaaattttgaaaattttatcttttatgctCTACAATTGAAGGTATGTTTTTTGGGTTAGACCgcgaattgaattttattttaatttccagCTTGGTTAGCCTAAAAttccatttcattatttaaaattaaaaatatttttgtaattaaatttaaatataaaaaattattattaaatgtaaatTCGGGGCAAGTGGATCTTAACTCAGCAAAATGTCTGTTCAAGACCTAATCCATAGACAATGGGTTTATTGGATCGGAGGGGTAAGTTGCAAAGGTGCACCTATATAGTATAGAATTCTCGAAAGCATATATGGTAAATTATGTGTATCTACGTACCTCAACACCATTCATGACAGGCATTTCCTTGTCCATTAGAACGAGATCGAAAGAAGCTCCCAAATGGAAAAGATCGACAGCAACTTTCCCATTTTCAGCAACTTGAACCTTTAGTCCATACTTCTTAAGATGTATATCATGGAGCAATCGCAGAAGTGGACTATCATCAACAACCAGCGCACTCAAGTTATTGTTAACCACGTCTTCACCTGATATCATGTTCAATGATGAACTCGATGCACCATTTCCCGACATTTTTTCAGATATCACCTTTCTTTGAAAACACATTGAAAATATGAGCTTAATAACTCAAATCATGAAAATTACTTGCTCAAAACTACAAACAATAAACAGGTAAATAATAGGTAAAAATGTATGTATCCAACTTAATTTGATTACCTCAACGCTATCTTGTTAATTTGCTCGAATGCTTATGAATTTTTCGATGCCAATGATTGTATCCCTAAACTAGGTAAGTTTATATAGGCAATGGAAAGTGGTACCTTCCTTCttacatttaaagaaatttgaTATTCATTAATAGTTTAGGATTTGCTTTTAAATATGTAGTTTGTCGTGTAGAgcgaaaaggaaaaaagagattttaagtatttaaagacGTAATCTAGTAACTTggatttttctttccttttaaaacaacttttttcaaaaataaaaaattagaaaatctCGTTTTTTTGTTGTTCTGACAACGATATTATAAATGTTATCTTTCTTAGATTCGCATTTAAAAATGTAAGATATTGTAGAAACGAGGTGTAATTGCTTTTCAAACCATAAATTGTGGCTAAAATAGTGCTTGGAACTGTGGCCACAATTTCAACCATGAAATCAAAAATGCGAAAATGTAAAGATGAATACTAAGATTATTTATGCAGTTCAACCTCAATCTACGTAATTCACTATATTTCTCACAGTACAACCAATGATTTAAATCCTAACACTGGCCTAATACTTACCAATTTAGTGACCTCACCGTTGTACAAAGACTAGATCACTCTCCCTCTAGGCTTCTCATTCGAAAGCTTAGTTTTGCAACTCAAGAGACTCTCTTGATTGCTTACAAAAACAAGGCAGACATAGAATGttactaaattgaacaaatttgtGCTCTTTTAATCTCTCAGTCTCACCCTTTAACCTAGACAAAACTGAAGTTTATGTACTACTTAAGTTTTGTTTGCATAAGAGTTATATTCTAATCACTTTTCTATAAAGTAAAGCTAAAATTCAGCATAGgataataatttcataagagTCCTGATGTAATCCAATTTCTTCAATCATAGAAAGTAACATAACTTGTTCCACAAGTAACCAGACTTAATTCGTGAGAAACCAATCTTCAAGTCTTCAATTTCAACTCAATTGGTCTTCATGTTTTGGGTTTTACCATGTCCAAATGTCTTCAAAATAAATAGCCCAATACTTTTGATCTAAAATTTGCCAAAACTAAAAATAGGCAAGCTCGGGAATGAAATAGTGCTTGAAGTTGTGGCCACTGTTTTAGCCATAGTAACAACCTCAATATAAACCTTGCCTTCAAATGTGGCAAAAATCTCCCCctttgacaaatttttaacaaaacatatacAGGGCAATATAAACTCGTCATAATTACATATTCTCCCTCTAAGTAATTCCCCTTAACCAAACACTCTTATCTTTATCATAACAAAGAGATCTATTCATTGATGAATGTATGAATACAATAAAGACAAAAGCATAAGCTTGTTAATATGATCCAAAACATATATGGGGAAGAGTATAAGATTACTGGATTGAGTGAGCATATGTATAAAAGAATCATCATACCAAATTATAAGAACTGAAACCCTAAGTTTGGGGTTATTCTTGCTGACAAAAAACTATTACACCATCAATACCCCTTTTTTTGTTCAATGATTGCAAAGGGATCACTAAAGCTGCTTGGCCAAAATATCAACTTCATGGCCAATAGCTTACTTTTGTGAGCTTTGAGGTCCTTGATCTACCTCTCATTGGAAACAATCTTATCAGAAAACAACTTGAGGAGCCTCTGATAAACAACATTTGATGTGCTTGAGGAACCAAGAACTATGTCTGCATTTGTGCCAACAGTTTCAGGCACTATTGTGTCTTCAATAGGGGCTTCTTCGTCTTGCACATTCCCAAGGTCCAGGGGAGCATGCCTTCCTTATAACCACTTGTGATAGAACTTCCACTCAGTATACATCTTTTCAGAACTTCCACTCAGGATACATCTTTTCATACTTCTTAGTAGCCTTgataattttgtgattttacaAATATTGTATTTGAAATATGAGAGAATGATAGGGAAGACTTAGCTTATTGTACACCTTTTCAGCATGTCAAAAAATCTATGTAAAGATCAAGTCTTCAATATCAAATTGGATTCCAACTCCCACCTTACTCAATAGGATAACTGTCTTTTTTCTCACATTGTGCGTCTAGTTATTGGGAAGCCAATTCCTTATGGCTATGACATTTACGACAACATAGGTTGGTTCCAAGATAGATGAGTGAAGTTGTGAACCAATAGGCTAGGTGAGATGAAATTCATTTGTAATCTAGGAAGCAATGGTGTCTTTTGATTCTCTAAATTCCACATCCTTGGTATAAGGATGGTGGACCAAGTGTCTGATTTATACAGGCTCGAACTTGTAGAATTTACCTCACATAAAAAACTTGTGGTGCAACTTGCTGGTAGGGTTATCAAAGCTCTGAAGCAAGTTAGCATAAAAATCCAATACTACCTGTTTGACTTAGGGCTTTATAAATTGAGCAGAGATGAGAAGACCATTCTTCTCTAGAATGGTGTCAATAGCATGACCACCAAATCTTTTCTCATCAATATTATGCTATTCGATAATGTTATTCTTAGTCAAAGCAACATATTGTTTGGCACTAGCAATAGTGATGTAGACCTTGTGACGGCCTTTAGATGtactaacgtctagagtgtgaatactgtaaCCAAATAGAAGAGTTAAACAATTTCTACAAGTATACAGGTTAGGTTGTAATTTAGATTTATAAAACAAAGTATTAGAGTGCTTCGAGGATCATACCTAAGGGAGGCgaaactaaactaaactaattcTAATTTCTACATTAACAAgtctaattagtaatttaatttaactataatATGATGAATCCTAAGgtgataaaaaatcatattttataataattaaaaggcataaaaacacaaaagagaaaacaatttacagattttatcaattctaaGTACAAAAGACTAATTTGCTTCGGTGGTCATAACTAACTCTTATTTCGAGTTCTAtccaatcaactagtcattaacctAACATgatctttcgatcttccactaacctAATGAGTTAGCAAAAaatacttatctctcgacctcacagttTAGACCGGATTGAAGTAAGGTATTCACGGATAGGCAATACCATATTTGGGTTCATTCTCACctatactgtaacaccccagtTTTGGCGGGATTAAAGATTTGGCGCATAACAGTAAAGAGTCTGTCTGGCGTAGTGTTATATGCCTAAATAATTATTTGGTGTGTATATGTGGATGTTTAATAACTGCTACAAGAGTAAGTAAGAACTTAATTTCCtgatattttactatatattaagGAGAAGATTGTGTTAAGTGGTTAAGAGTATGTAATAGCCCGCCCGGTGAAGCCCTAGTATTTGCTTACCATTCAATGAGATAATAACTAGGTGGAAAGATGATTTTAAAGGGATTACTCACTGGAGGCATAGTACACCATGTTATTAGGGGAATATGGGTCTTATCTATAAGTACATATTAGTTAAATGGGATGGAGAGATAGAcatttttatcttcttctttcctTTGAAAATGCTTTTGAGGCTTTCTTTGGAAGCCATCTAGGGTTTGTTGTCCTTGGGCTAAAACTAAAGTTCGAATCTAAAGTAGAAGATTCCTTCATATTCTATGATTGCAAGTCAGATGATTTGTAACATCCCACCCGGTGAAGCCCTAGTATTCGGATGTTGTTTTAAAAGTAAGAATTCTGGAATGAGTTATGAATAAGTAAATTTATGGATTCATTTAAGAAATATGAGTTTACGAATACACCCTTGGGTGAAGTcctgaaagtttgaaatatagTCCATAGGAATAAGGCTTGAGAGGATAGCTTTAAGTGTCTAACGTTAGGATTGGGTTAAGTAAAAGTTTCTTTCCAAGCATATTTGTGATGCCTTAGTCTAGGTATGCTAGAGGAACGAAACTTAAGGCTAATTTAAGTACGAAAATTCAAAGAATAATGGTAAGAGTGTATAAGTATCTGAATTAGACGTATAGTTATACAGAAAAATGATAGATGAAAAAGTGTTCTCCCAAAAGGCCTATCTTGGCATATAGAATCGGCGAACCAATATTGTTTTGTTTATACGACCGTCCGTAATAAGAACAATTAAGGAATCATAGGGAGGAATATTTAACTAAGTAGTAGTGGTCGCCTAAATGTATTTTTAGCATAAAGAATGGGCGGACTCTGAGATAGAAATAAGTAGACAATGATTCCTAGTCAGATTAGGATGGGAAGTGAAATGAAAGTGATGGTTACGAAAAGGATGGTTATGAGGTATGAGGCTAAGCCAGAAGGCAAAATACCTCTAGTGACCATTGTGGTCTCATACcagttaatttgtaaaaaaatttagttgggAACTAACCAAATGTGAACCAGAGGAGTTAAAAGATACACAAATATTAGGTACGTTTCTTAGACATGGCAGATTTTGATAAGCCACTTTGTCTTGACATGACGTTCACCAAGTTCTCATGAAGACTTGGGTTAAGTTAAAAAGACACCCGAGTTAAGTTAATGGggttatctttatttttaaggATGAGGGCCATGAGCAGTTGAAGATTGCCTCCCAACAGATAAGTTTGAAATCCCGATTTCTATTTGTGATTTTCCTCCCCTAAGGTATGTTCTAAGGTTATGCTTGTTAAGGGAACACATATCTGTAAGTACACTTGAATAAATAAGCCTTAATGTTACGTTTGGGGTTTAAAGTGATGAAATAGGTTACCCGAATAGATTTTAACAAAGTTTTTGTTTCTTGAGGCAAGGTAGCCATAGCATCTGGTTGATTGAAGGATTTGGTGCTCAAGCGATTGATTCTAAGAAGAAAGGGATATATCTAAAATTTAAGCTACCTTTAAGGTTATAAGGTGAGTCCCTAAGTTGACTCTTGCAAATGTATTATACATGTTAAGTACCTTTTGTAAAAATGAGCTATGAATGTATGATGTGATGATTCTGTGAAAAATGTATGTCTGATAAActtatatgaatgatttatatgaATATGATCTCTGTGGATAATGGTTAAGGTATCTGAATGAGTAAAGTGAGTTAACGTGTGTATTGAGGATATGAACAAGTCTATTCTGACAGAGTCTATCAAGTATGAGCTTGCATGAAGTTTTTGTATCTATCTTCAGAGTCGTCTAAAGGGGTCCATCGTGACTAAAAACATGAATCTGTGAAAGGAAAAATCCATGGCACTCTAAAGATCATATATTTTAAGACCATGACTGGGCTATGTTATCATATGGAATATGTAAAGGACGATTGGGTGAGAACCAGACGGTATGGGGCAAACTTCACGGCGATGAGTCTAGGTGAATCCCTATTGTCAAAAATACCATTTTTCATAAAAGTGAGTCTTTATGgctattttttattaaagaaatgcCTTTTTGGAAAATCTATGATAAGGAATACCTTTATGGTAATCTATAAAGAGACGCCTTTGTGGCGCAATCTAAGGAAGCAATTGTGGCAATCTCTGttaaatggaagcctttgtggctaatcttttttaaattgaagcctttgtggctaatCTCTATtaaaggaagcctttgtgggTAATGTCTGTTAAAGGAATCCTTTGTGACTAATCTCTGTtaaaggaagcctttgtgggTAATCTCTGTTTAAgtaagcctttgtggcgatctTTATTAAAGgtagcctttgtggctatctctaTTAAAAGGAAACCTACATGGAGAGACTCTAAAAGGAAAGCCTCTATGGCTATCTTTGGAAAGGAACGCCTTTGCAGTGAAATCTGAAGAACGAATCTCGTGATGATCATTTAAAGACAACGCCTTTGGCCAGACACCAAATGAATGACGAACCCCATATAGTTAGATGGAATGAATAGAAAGGCTAGTGTATGCTAGAGTACATGGCGAGGCAAAGTTATGTGTTGAAAGTATGTATAGAGAGTGCATTGAGGTATGGTAAACCTGGGCGAATTCTGAGTTAAGTATTGGGCATAGTTTAGCCCACCTGAAAAAATGATAAGACTAGTAAGTATGAAATAAGTATTAAGTCTGATAATAAGGTAAATTAAGAGGTTAAGGATTATGTAAAGATAAGATTTAAGAAATGATGTAGTAAGTAAAGAAATGTTAAGTATAGTATGCTCAGGAGAAAGGAAAATGGTTCTggagaaagaaagatggtagTATCATTATTGTACCCGCCAAAGAAGGAAGAAGGGTCAAGAAATACCCTAAGGATATGCAAAATAACATATTCAATgtagaatgaatgaaaatgtatTCTAAGGTTtagctcactaagttcttacgAACTTACAAAAGTTGTTTCTATTTTCAGGTCTGTAAAGGAATATGCGTCGAGAGACAATGCCAGGGCTACGCCAAGAAAGCGACATGCTGGGCTATTATGCATAAAGAGGAAGTTAAATGGAATGTTAGAGTTTACACTGAAGTTCATTAAGTAGTGCCCCAAAAGTATATCCAATAGACTAAGAGATAAAGTAGGAATGTCTGAAGTTTTATTGAGTCGAAATAATAACCACACATTGTATTTTTACAAGAAACTCTATAGTAGCCATAGATAGTAGTTTGTATATAGGCGAAATATAAATGTACACCAATAAGAAATTTTGTTACACTCATAGAGATTTTTACAATAatgagtaaaagaaaatttccaaGTTACATATGTGAGAAGGACGTAACATTTAAGATTCAGATCTGGTAGATCGGGTTAGGTCGTGGGTGTTACAAGTTTTGGTATTAAAGCATGGTTTAGCTGGTTTTCAGACGAAGGGAGATGAAGGAACCCTGTATACATAACACATTGCCCCTGGCTTAGTCTCCGAAGTATGTTTCACCATCCCTAGGTTTGTGTAGAGCTAGTAAACACTTAAGGAAACAATTAGTAAGGTTATTGGGAGGAAGGGTAATGGAGCAATATGGTGAACGTGTTGAAAAAGAGTGGCCTTTCTAGCTAGTGGACCACTAAAGACCTCAGGAAGCTAACGCCCGGTGCTGAGAGGAGGTCTTAATAGTGATTACCTTCGTGGTTTCTCTCTACGGAGCAACGGTGAGAAATTGTCTCACATGTATGGTGCTAGTTTTTACCAAGTAACGTGGCTATTCCTTGGGTTCCATGTGATCTTCTGAAGGGTCTCTTCTGGCTGCGAGGTGCTGATGGAGGTCCCTCATGAGAATGGATAATGGGGAAATTAAGTAACCCACACCAAGATCTAAATCTGTCCTTTGGCTAGGGACCCCTAAGGAAAAAGAGAGATAAGGCTTTGAGCAATGTCGTCTTAATGATGTCTGGATAGTTGCTTGGTTTCATCGCATAGACCTTTCTTTTGAGGAAAGTATCCTCGATTTTGGAAAGATTCATATGGAATTAGAATGATAGGAATGATGTTTTCTTTGTAATGAAGGTGTTTTCCCTTAAAGGGAAATTCACActctttttcttaaataatagtaaGAAAAGAATGTGACAAAGAAGGAGAGGGAAATTGAAACAGAGGATAAGGAAAGTAGGAAGAGTGTAACAAGAGGAAGGATGGGATTTCAATTAACCTTGCAAAGTTAAAGGCAGAAGCATGGCTGATTTGTAAGAAAAGTCAGCTTTGCCAAGGTAGTTAATCTGGTGGGAATTGTTCGACTTCTTCAAATAGGGTCTTGAAAATTGTAATAAGAgataaatgttgaaatggtagcaataaataaggaaaaacaTGCATAGTAAGTCAAAACGAAGACTTATATTCCCCAGTACGAGTTTAACAATGTCCTAAGGAAATCGCATAAGATTTGCCTTTAAGTGTTTGACtgccaaaattaatttatgtccTCAAAAGTAGATA
The Gossypium raimondii isolate GPD5lz chromosome 8, ASM2569854v1, whole genome shotgun sequence DNA segment above includes these coding regions:
- the LOC105791244 gene encoding two-component response regulator 24, with product MSGNGASSSSLNMISGEDVVNNNLSALVVDDSPLLRLLHDIHLKKYGLKVQVAENGKVAVDLFHLGASFDLVLMDKEMPVMNGVEATKELRAMGVTSMIVGVTSKDGPGEQQAFMEAGLDYCFEKPLTPEIISFLLEELNKHNNKN